AATCACACGAAAATTCGAATTAACAATACCGTAATAACATTAGTGTCATTCGCGTGGAATTTGCATCATTCGCATCGCTTATTTATATTCTAATACTCTATTCGAGTTCTTTCAAGTATTTCGTTTTCCACAATGTCTCTGTCTCGGCCATATTTGAGTCTGGACAACTTTCTAATGGTCTCGGCTATCTCCGGATGCTTCGGATTTTCCCTGCCCGGCACATTGATATTGAAAGCCGGCGGATTGGCATTATCAATCAACAGTTTGATATAAGCCGTTTTGCTCGGAATATTAACCACGTCATACTCGCTGAAAACCGGCGCGAATTGTTTGGCTAATAACTCGGCGTCCTCAATGCCGATCCTAAACGACACGGTGGTGCCCACATTGCCGAAAATCGCGTCTTTGATGCTGGTATCGTTGTTTTTTACCAATTGTCCGATGAATTGATGAGCGATGATCAAATTGAGTTTGTATTTTCTGGCTTCCGATAAAATTATTGAAATGCTTTCGGTCAAAAAGTTTTGGAATTCATCGATGTATAAATAAAAATCATGTCGCTGATCCTCGGGCGTGTCCACTCGAGACAATGAAGCCATCAAAAGCTTGCCCACGATAATCATGCCGAGTAAATTGCTATTTAAATCTCCAATTTTGCCTTTGGATAAATTGATCAGCAATATTTTTTTATTGTCCATGACTTCCCTGAAATTAAAAGAGCTTTTCTGTTGAGCGATAATCGGGCGCATGATGTCATTGGAAATAAACTGCGTTAATTTGCTGGTGATGTAAGGCACCATGTTCTGCAATGACGCTTCGCCGCCCGCTTTTTGAGCTTCTTTTTCCCAAAAATCTTTGACCGTGACATTTTTCGTTTTGGACAATTTATATGCTCTGAAATTTTCGTCGGACAATACTTTCGGAATTTCCATCAAAGTCGAGCCCGAATCCGTGTCTTCCATCATCAATAAAATGGAATTCCTCATGTACTGCTCGAAGATCGGGCCGCCGGTTTGGCGCAAATCATACAATTTATCAAAAATATTTATTATCTCGTTGATAACGAAAGTTTTTTGCTCGGAGGTTTCAAACTCGAGCATGTTCAAGCCCATGGGCCGATCGGTGTCGGATGGGTCGAAAAGCACCACGTCATCCGCGCGCTCTTTGGGAATGTATTTCAATATTTCCTCAATGGAATCTCCGTGCGGATCAATAATGCCCACGCCCTCGCCGTTTTGAATATCTTGAATGGCCAAATTTTGTTGAAAATAAGATTTACCAGTGCCGGTCTGACCGATAATATACGTGTGCCTTCGGCGGTCTTTTCTCTTTATGCGCACCGTGCGCCTGATGCCGCGATAAAAATTGTCACCGAGAATCGCCCCTTCGTCCGGAATATTAAGCGGCGCCGGCGCTTTTCTGGCCTCCAGCCACGCGATGTTCGGCGTTTCGGTCACCGAAGGAATCGGGAAATGATACAGGCTGGCCATCTCCTCGGTATTTAAGATAATCGCCGCTTTCTCGTCGAAATTTCGATAAATGTAATCGTCTATCAAACGCGACAACTTTCGGCTCGAGACATCAAAACTGTTGCCGTATTGATAAATGTTAAATTGCGAAAAAGAGCTTAAAATATCATTGAGATACATTTCGCTTTTTTGCGACTGATCCGACGCGGCCAAGATTCTGATATTGACCTCCATGGCCGCTTTGCTGACTTTTTCTTCCAAATTTTTCACGATCTCCTGCTCCATTGGCGACAATTGATACGTCGCCGGCGGCGCCTGCCCGGGTTCCGACGGTTTTTTCTCGGGCATCAGCATTTGCTTGAGCACGCTTTTGCCTTTGAGCGCCTCTTCGAATTTTTTGCCCTGCATCATGCGCGAAGCCACGGCCGCGCCCGAATCGCGCCAGCCCGGCTTGGCGGACCTGAGAGTGAATTGAATGACAGCCCCGTCTTTTTTATCAACTTTGCTCAAGGCGTTGGCCATGGCGTTGAGCGGGTCGCTCTCCATTTTTTTGTAAGTTTTTATCGGAAAAAAATTCTGCCTTTTAAATTTCAAAATCTTGCCGAACACCGCGCTTTTAGGAGTGAAAATATTGTAATCCTGGGCTTCTTCGATATGCGAGTCCGGATACTGCGCCTGTATTTGTTCTTCCAAAAAATTTTTCAAATACTCTGGCACGGCCATGTAAAATAAAATCTTGCCTTGATCGGCCACCAATTCAAAAGACAAATGATCGGCTCGTCCAAAAAACCAAACGCCCAGTCCTTTTTGGGGCTTCAAACCGCCGATGGCCGAAAACACGGTCTCGGCCACCGCGATTTTTTCCTGAATGGAAGCTATACTGTTTTGCGCCCCTCCCCTGCTGTCTTGCGATTCAAATTTAGGCAAAGA
The genomic region above belongs to Candidatus Bipolaricaulota bacterium and contains:
- a CDS encoding type IV secretion system DNA-binding domain-containing protein, yielding MSIELPFEFASVDFGGVFSSPIAILALILSMLIIITIGLIYIVRIYFRRHGKMKGAFEKKVLLISLPKFESQDSRGGAQNSIASIQEKIAVAETVFSAIGGLKPQKGLGVWFFGRADHLSFELVADQGKILFYMAVPEYLKNFLEEQIQAQYPDSHIEEAQDYNIFTPKSAVFGKILKFKRQNFFPIKTYKKMESDPLNAMANALSKVDKKDGAVIQFTLRSAKPGWRDSGAAVASRMMQGKKFEEALKGKSVLKQMLMPEKKPSEPGQAPPATYQLSPMEQEIVKNLEEKVSKAAMEVNIRILAASDQSQKSEMYLNDILSSFSQFNIYQYGNSFDVSSRKLSRLIDDYIYRNFDEKAAIILNTEEMASLYHFPIPSVTETPNIAWLEARKAPAPLNIPDEGAILGDNFYRGIRRTVRIKRKDRRRHTYIIGQTGTGKSYFQQNLAIQDIQNGEGVGIIDPHGDSIEEILKYIPKERADDVVLFDPSDTDRPMGLNMLEFETSEQKTFVINEIINIFDKLYDLRQTGGPIFEQYMRNSILLMMEDTDSGSTLMEIPKVLSDENFRAYKLSKTKNVTVKDFWEKEAQKAGGEASLQNMVPYITSKLTQFISNDIMRPIIAQQKSSFNFREVMDNKKILLINLSKGKIGDLNSNLLGMIIVGKLLMASLSRVDTPEDQRHDFYLYIDEFQNFLTESISIILSEARKYKLNLIIAHQFIGQLVKNNDTSIKDAIFGNVGTTVSFRIGIEDAELLAKQFAPVFSEYDVVNIPSKTAYIKLLIDNANPPAFNINVPGRENPKHPEIAETIRKLSRLKYGRDRDIVENEILERTRIEY